One region of Wyeomyia smithii strain HCP4-BCI-WySm-NY-G18 chromosome 3, ASM2978416v1, whole genome shotgun sequence genomic DNA includes:
- the LOC129733044 gene encoding cuticle protein 19-like isoform X2, whose translation MSFKTLIVLFAFVGLIVAQNYYQQPQHHEEEHGPVHYEFHYDIHDDHTGDVHGRKEERKDDHTQGEYYLIDADGYKRTVTYQVDGKSGFIAQVHREPIKGYQAPQPHKVLAVPVQKHFYHH comes from the exons ATGTCGTTCAAA ACCCTTATTGTGCTGTTTGCTTTTGTCGGACTTATTGTGGCCCAAAATTACTACCAACAACCACAACACCACGAAGAAGAGCATGGTCCTGTGCATTACGAGTTTCACTACGATATTCATGATGATCATACCGGTGATGTGCATGGCCGCAAGGAGGAACGTAAGGATGACCACACCCAAGGAGAGTACTATCTGATTGATGCTGATGGTTACAAGCGTACCGTAACATATCAGGTTGATGGCAAGAGTGGATTCATCGCACAAGTACACCGGGAGCCAATCAAGGGATATCAGGCACCACAACCTCACAAGGTTCTTGCTGTACCGGTGCAAAAGCACTTCTATCACCATTAA
- the LOC129733043 gene encoding cuticle protein 8-like, which produces MAIRIISLFALIAVGSAGLLPVAVKHVEYPDAPAEYHFSYSVHDDHTGDIKSQNEERHGDDVKGQYSLIDADGYQRIVDYTADEHNGFNAVVRREPLAHKVAKEVAPIAHHYVAPAPVAKIALPVAKVAVPIAKVAYPAHLTTVSFPAPSLSYHY; this is translated from the exons ATGGCTATCAGA ATTATCAGTCTGTTTGCGTTGATCGCTGTTGGCAGCGCAGGTCTTTTGCCAGTAGCTGTGAAGCACGTGGAATATCCGGATGCTCCTGCGGAATATCACTTCTCATACTCCGTTCACGATGATCATACCGGAGACATCAAGAGCCAAAACGAGGAACGTCATGGTGATGATGTCAAAGGCCAGTACAGTTTAATCGACGCTGATGGCTACCAGCGCATCGTTGACTACACTGCCGATGAACACAATGGATTCAACGCCGTCGTCCGCCGTGAACCTCTGGCCCATAAGGTTGCCAAGGAGGTGGCCCCAATTGCACACCATTACGTTGCTCCTGCTCCGGTGGCCAAAATTGCTCTGCCTGTGGCGAAGGTCGCCGTCCCGATCGCCAAGGTCGCCTATCCAGCTCACCTTACAACCGTCAGCTTTCCGGCACCAAGCTTAAGTTATCACTACTAG
- the LOC129728492 gene encoding uncharacterized protein LOC129728492, whose product MNSECYQCSQPIKTLEYMQCNGFCNQAVHLKCTGFKRPNMELVNSNHNLLWFCDNCIEHLKQFKETPTPMAHDIVAAVSENISDSLSALKSELLETKALTKALIDKTTNDVCDPNRARSAWPSVKRPRDVALRETPKSRTTTKLACDTKPVEKLSKTVATVEKAPEKFWLYLSRIACHVTEEDISELVKSCLSTELTVDVKKLVRKDADLKQLAFISFKIGIDTRLKETALDPASWPKGIYFREFEHLQSSRDFWGPTKILRIDGATPSRIVSSPKILAKPID is encoded by the coding sequence ATGAACTCCGAATGCTACCAGTGCTCTCAACCGATCAAAACACTTGAATATATGCAGTGCAATGGGTTTTGTAACCAGGCTGTACATCTCAAATGCACCGGATTCAAGCGACCTAATATGGAACTCGTGAACAGTAATCATAACCTGTTATGGTTCTGTGATAATTGTATCGAGCATCTTAAACAATTTAAAGAAACACCTACTCCTATGGCTCATGACATTGTGGCTGCTGTCTCGGAGAATATATCTGATTCATTATCAGCACTAAAATCTGAGCTACTTGAAACTAAAGCATTGACTAAGGCACTAATAGATAAAACCACAAACGACGTTTGTGATCCTAACAGGGCACGCTCCGCTTGGCCGAGTGTCAAACGGCCCCGCGATGTTGCATTAAGAGAAACGCCAAAATCACGCACTACCACCAAGCTCGCTTGTGATACGAAACCTGTTGAAAAATTAAGCAAAACTGTAGCTACTGTTGAAAAAGCACCTGAGAAATTTTGGCTATATCTGTCCCGGATTGCCTGTCACGTTACGGAAGAGGACATTTCCGAGCTGGTTAAAAGTTGCTTGAGCACTGAACTGACCGTAGACGTTAAAAAACTTGTACGTAAAGATGCTGATCTGAAGCAACTTGCTTTCATTTCTTTCAAAATTGGAATTGATACAAGATTGAAGGAGACTGCATTGGACCCTGCATCCTGGCCTAAGGGAATTTACTTCAGGGAGTTTGAACATCTGCAGTCGTCGCGGGATTTTTGGGGACCGACAAAAATACTTCGAATCGATGGTGCAACCCCCTCAAGGATCGTATCATCACCGAAAATTTTAGCTAAACCTATAGATTGA
- the LOC129733044 gene encoding cuticle protein 19-like isoform X1 encodes MSFKVKTLIVLFAFVGLIVAQNYYQQPQHHEEEHGPVHYEFHYDIHDDHTGDVHGRKEERKDDHTQGEYYLIDADGYKRTVTYQVDGKSGFIAQVHREPIKGYQAPQPHKVLAVPVQKHFYHH; translated from the exons ATGTCGTTCAAAGTAAAA ACCCTTATTGTGCTGTTTGCTTTTGTCGGACTTATTGTGGCCCAAAATTACTACCAACAACCACAACACCACGAAGAAGAGCATGGTCCTGTGCATTACGAGTTTCACTACGATATTCATGATGATCATACCGGTGATGTGCATGGCCGCAAGGAGGAACGTAAGGATGACCACACCCAAGGAGAGTACTATCTGATTGATGCTGATGGTTACAAGCGTACCGTAACATATCAGGTTGATGGCAAGAGTGGATTCATCGCACAAGTACACCGGGAGCCAATCAAGGGATATCAGGCACCACAACCTCACAAGGTTCTTGCTGTACCGGTGCAAAAGCACTTCTATCACCATTAA